The proteins below are encoded in one region of Grus americana isolate bGruAme1 chromosome 25, bGruAme1.mat, whole genome shotgun sequence:
- the DDX20 gene encoding probable ATP-dependent RNA helicase DDX20, translating to MAAPAEAVVAEGRFRTRDVLVPGGPSDFGSLLLSAPVLAGLEAAGFHRPSPVQLKAIPLGRCGLDLIVQAKSGTGKTCVFSTIALDAVLLESPATQILILAPTREIAVQIHAVITTIGIKMEGLECHVFIGGTPLNQDKVRLKKCHIAVGSPGRIKQLIELDYLNTASIRLFILDEADKLLEEGSFQEQINWIYSSLPANKQMLAVSATYPESLANALTRYMREPTFVRLNPTDPSLIGLKQYYKIVNSHPLPHKTFEEKTQHLQELFSKIPFNQALVFSNLHSRAQHLAEILTSRGFPAECISGNMNQNQRLDAMAKLKQFHCRVLISTDLTSRGIDAEKVNLVINLDVPVDWETYMHRIGRAGRFGTLGLSVTYCCRGEEENTMMKIAQKCNLQLLPLPEPIPPGMMDQFEDGEVEVKPVIHTGASVNSDTVCLRPEEPVLQPGQNSFAEVPQPLSNLPAGNSSAERPKNSLKQKQIKKCTNPANREKGNRNPQTSSCHPEHRNQLKTISRTDGQRNTQTPNEETLKKNLPRIPCLSSFKNQQNNPWSFSAFVEDYEYFIKEGLEREVEILRSYSGPGEQCELPRNGDMEWKEVEHNTELVANGVLSGDSDDSYSSRASSNSRDNNSCFETFSDTQEKNAVPTRRRSHEGFCPTPEKPQELSQIPKQNQVKKKVLKQNAKQKKKHYHEFPSPSMGKTEDDCSCSSWDDGVPYEAWRYKNYWKSYYQAWQNYYAAVSHYRRSYRQFNWMSAYHVNSVYLQELLKSGD from the exons atggcggcgcccgCGGAGGCGGTGGTGGCTGAGGGACGGTTCCGCACGCGCGACGTGTTGGTGCCCGGCGGCCCGTCCGACTTCGGGTCGCTGCTGCTGTCGGCGCCGGTGCTGGCGGGGCTGGAGGCGGCGGGGTTCCACAGGCCGTCACCGGTCCAGCTGAAGGCAATCCCGCTGGGGCGCTGCGGCCTGG ATCTCATCGTGCAGGCCAAGTCCGGCACTGGCAAAACCTGCGTGTTCTCCACCATCGCCCTGGACGCGGTGCTGCTGGAGAGCCCCGCCACGCAG ATTCTGATCTTGGCTCCTACGCGGGAGATTGCTGTGCAGATTCATGCTGTAATCACAACTATTGGAATAAAGATGGAAGGCTTGGAATGCCATGTCTTCATCGGTGGGACTCCTTTGAACCAGGACAAAGTCAGACTAAAGAAGTGCCACATAGCGGTTGGCTCCCCAG GTCGAATAAAGCAGCTCATAGAGTTGGACTACTTGAATACAGCCAGTATCCGGCTTTTCATTCTTGATGAAGCAGACAAGCTTCTGGAAGAAGGCAGCTTTCAGGAGCAAATCAA TTGGATTTACTCTTCGCTGCCAGCCAATAAACAGATGCTTGCTGTTTCTGCTACTTATCCTGAATCATTAGCTAATGCTTTGACCAGGTACATGAGAGAGCCAACGTTTGTGAGGTTGAACCCTACTGATCCAAGTCTCATTG GGCTGAAACAGTATTACAAGATTGTGAATTCCCACCCGCTTCCGCATAAaacatttgaggaaaaaacccagcacctGCAGGAGCTGTTCAGCAAGATTCCATTTAATCAAGCCTTAGTCTTCTCAAATTTGCATAGCAG GGCTCAACATCTAGCTGAAATACTAACATCCAGAGGCTTTCCTGCTGAGTGCATTTCGG GTAACATGAATCAAAATCAACGACTTGATGCTATGGCTAAATTAAAGCAATTCCACTGTAGAGTTCTGATTTCCACAGACTTG ACATCTCGCGGAATTGATGCTGAAAAAGTGAATCTGGTTATCAACCTGGATGTACCTGTAGATTGGGAAACGTACATGCATCGTATTGGCAGAGCTGGGCGCTTTG GAACTTTAGGCTTATCGGTGACATATTGCTGCCGcggagaggaagaaaacaccaTGATGAAAATTGCTCAGAAATGTAAtctgcagcttcttcctctACCAG AGCCTATCCCTCCTGGAATGATGGATCAATTTGAAGATGGGGAGGTAGAAGTCAAACCTGTTATACATACAGGTGCTTCAGTGAATTCTGACACTGTGTGTCTTAGACCAGAGGAACCAGTACTGCAGCCTGGCCAAAACAGTTTTGCAGAGGTACCTCAGCCTCTTTCTAACCTTCCAGCTGGTAACTCTTCTGCAGAAAGGCCAAAAAAttctctgaaacaaaagcagataaaaaagTGCACAAATCCTGCAAATAGAGAAAAAGGTAATAGAAACCCCCAAACTTCCAGTTGCCACCCAGAACACAGGAATCAACTCAAAACTATCTCCAGAACGGATGGACAACGTAACACTCAGACTCCAAATGAggagaccttaaaaaaaaatcttcccagaATTCCATGCTTGTCTTCTTTCAAAAACCAACAGAACAATCCCTGGAGCTTCTCAGCGTTTGTTGAAGACTATGAGTATTTCATTAAAGAAGGGTTGGAGAGAGAGGTTGAAATTTTAAGAAGCTATTCAGGCCCAGGAGAGCAGTGTGAGCTCCCCAGAAATGGTGATATGGAGTGGAAAGAGGTGGAACATAATACAGAGCTGGTAGCAAACGGTGTTTTGTCTGGTGACAGTGATGATTCGTACAGTTCCAGGGCTTCTTCCAACAGCAGGGACAATAACTCATgctttgaaacattttcagatacacaggagaaaaatgctgTTCCCACGAGGCGTCGGAGTCACGAAGGTTTCTGTCCTACACCAGAGAAGCCTCAGGAGCTATCACAAATCCCCAAGCAAAatcaagtgaaaaagaaagttctgaaacaaaacgctaaacaaaagaaaaaacattaccATGAATTCCCTAGTCCTTCCATGGGAAAAACTGAAGACgactgctcctgcagctcttgGGATGATGGTGTTCCATATGAGGCTTGGAGGTACAAAAACTACTGGAAATCCTATTACCAAGCATGGCAAAACTACTATGCTGCAGTGTCACACTACAGGAGAAGTTACAGACAGTTTAACTGGATGAGTGCCTATCATGTCAACTCAGTCTATCTTCAGGAGCTGCTGAAAAGTGGTGATTGA